Proteins encoded within one genomic window of Camelina sativa cultivar DH55 chromosome 19, Cs, whole genome shotgun sequence:
- the LOC104764496 gene encoding uncharacterized protein LOC104764496, with translation MAALLASQSCCYGSETARTTKAIGFSSSLENLFTGEAVQCYGSKSKRFRIEMRQSGTPSKVGINGRAVKMVPASEVMKRKDGVNNVNKVNGSAEKVVNGASLVSIRNSNGASTNLVKVPKKQPESYLPPPVEGVRVLPSDEGFSWANENYSAFQRSIDVWSFVLSLRIRVLFDNAKWSYIGGFTEDKQKIRRRETASWLRESVLQLGPTFIKLGQLSSTRSDLFPREFVDELSKLQDRVPAFSPEKAKRFIEAELGAPISVMYKEFEEQPIAAASLGQVHRAVLHNGEKVVVKVQRPGLKKLFDIDLKNLKLIAEYFQKNESFGTNDWVGIYEECASILYKEIDYINEAKNADKFRRDFRNISWVRVPLVYWDYSAMKVLTLEYVPGIKINNLDALATRSFNRSRIASRAIEAYLIQILRTGFFHADPHPGNLAIDVDESIIYYDFGMMGEIKTFTRTRLLDLFYSVYEKDAKKVMKNLIDLEALQPTGDLSSVRRSVQFFLDNLLSQSPDQQQTLAAIGEDLFAISQDQPFRFPSTFTFVIRAFSTLEGIGYILDPDFSFVKVAAPYAQELLDLKQRQRSGTQLVQEIRKQADDARSSTLSMPSRVQRIEEFVKELDSGDLKLRVRVLESERAARKATILQMATMYTVLGGTLLNIGVTFSNQGSQLVANGSFVAAGIFLALVLRSMQRVSKLDKFEKMI, from the exons ATGGCGGCGTTATTAGCTTCTCAGAGCTGCTGCTATGGCAGTGAGACCGCAAGAACCACCAAAGCTATTGGTTTCAGTAGCTCTCTGGAGAATCTTTTCACTGGAGAAGCCGTTCAGTGTTATGGCAGCAAGTCGAAGAGATTTCGTATTGAGATGAGACAATCGGGTACGCCTTCAAAGGTTGGAATCAATGGACGTGCAGTTAAAATGGTTCCCGCGAGTGAGGTGATGAAAAGGAAAGATGGTGTGAATAATGTAAACAAAGTGAATGGATCAGCGGAGAAAGTTGTTAATGGAGCGAGTTTGGTTAGTATTAGAAATAGTAATGGTGCTTCAACAAATTTGGTTAAGGTACCAAAGAAACAACCAGAATCTTACCTTCCTCCACCGGTTGAAGGAGTTAGAGTTCTTCCTTCTGATGAAGGTTTTAGCTGGGCTAATGAAAATTATAGCGCTTTTCAACGTAGTATTGACGTTTGGTCCTTTGTTTTATCCCTGAGGATTCGTGTCTTGTTCGACAATGCAAAGTGGTCGTACATTGGAGGATTCACAGAAGATAAACAG AAAATCCGAAGAAGAGAAACAGCTTCATGGTTGAGAGAGAGTGTATTGCAACTTGGTCCAACGTTTATCAAACTGGGACAGTTGTCTTCAACGAGGTCGGATTTGTTTCCACGTGAATTTGTGGATGAGCTTTCCAAGTTGCAG GATAGAGTCCCGGCTTTCTCTCCAGAGAAAGCAAAGCGCTTCATCGAGGCCGAACTTGGGGCTCCTATTAGTGTAATGTATAAAGAATTTGAAGAGCAACCCATAGCTGCAGCTAGCCTTGGTCAG GTACATAGAGCTGTATTGCACAACGGCGAGAAAGTGGTAGTGAAAGTACAAAGACCCGGACTAAAGAAACTGTTTGATATTGATTTAA AAAATTTGAAGCTCATTGCTGAgtatttccaaaaaaatgaaTCATTTGGCACAAACGATTGGGTTGGAATTTACGAAGAGTGTGCCTC AATCTTGTATAAAGAGATTGACTACATAAACGAAGCTAAGAATGCCGACAAATTCCGGAGAGACTTCCGGAATATAAGCTGGGTCCGAGTACCT TTGGTCTACTGGGATTACTCTGCCATGAAGGTCCTGACTTTGGAGTATGTGCCAG GTATCAAGATCAACAACTTAGACGCCTTAGCGACACGGAGTTTTAACCGTTCTAGAATCGCATCACGGGCCATTGAAGCTTATCTTATCCAG ATACTTAGAACCGGCTTCTTTCATGCGGATCCGCACCCGGGAAATCTTGCAATTGATGTAGATGAATCGATCATCTACTATGACTTTGGCATGATGGGAGAGATCAAAACATTTACTCGGACGAGATTACTTGATCTCTTTTATTCTGTTTATGAAAAAGATGCGAAAAAG GTCATGAAAAACCTGATAGATCTTGAAGCACTTCAACCCACTGGAGATCTTTCATCG GTAAGGAGATCTGTTCAGTTTTTCTTGGACAACCTATTGAGCCAATCACCAGATCAGCAACAGACTTTGGCAGCTATTGGAGAG GATCTTTTTGCAATTTCCCAGGATCAGCCATTCCGTTTCCCATCTACTTTCACCTTTGTCATCCGAGCATTTTCCACACTTGAGG GTATTGGTTACATCCTTGATCCAGATTTCTCTTTTGTGAAGGTTGCTGCTCCTTATGCACAG GAACTCCTGGATTTAAAACAAAGGCAGCGCTCGGGAACTCAGCTTGTCCAAGAAATAAGGAAGCAGGCTGACGAT GCCAGGTCTTCTACTCTGTCAATGCCATCCCGAGTGCAGCGAATAGAAGAGTTTGTGAAAGAACTCGATTCAGGCGATCTAAAACTACGTGTTCGGGTTCTTGAG TCGGAAAGAGCAGCCAGGAAAGCGACAATACTGCAGATGGCGACAATGTATACAGTTCTTGGAGGAACTCTGCTTAATATTGGGGTTACATTTAGCAACCAAGGAAGTCAGCTTGTTGCTAATGGATCTTTCGTCGCAGCAG GAATATTCTTGGCATTGGTACTGAGGTCTATGCAAAGGGTAAGTAAGCTTGATAAGTTTGAGAAGATGATATGA
- the LOC104764498 gene encoding GLABROUS1 enhancer-binding protein isoform X1 encodes MLNKKRRCSGGDGGFSDTYTCDLELRVKNSNGFLPPSPPDSPVLNSPENLDSTPTAAAAAAAAAFDETPTLSKTRKKRKATLSPSYAPPDSKRLWSKDDELVILKGIVDYKTKTGLDYRSDSAAFFEFIKDGIDGIVSKDQLMNKIRKLKSKFRDSSVKNPSFTNPQDSEIFDLSMAIWGKVKPGCVDDRAKRTRSKVQAFVEHEVVTNGEPENDDGLAEGNSFDKNANKNTENENGGKRSEEDGAMTNGKPENDNGAAKGGSCVDKLPTENVDKRVEKENGEEEDGAADDELCALQDALETTVFQHIGNYAQKQMLQKLKNLKAKERKELSSEWKSLLAQEALLKSKKYSFTAKLANAAFHN; translated from the exons ATGTTAAACAAGAAACGTCGTTGTTCTGGAGGAGATGGTGGTTTCAGCGATACCTATACATGTGACTTAGAACTCCGAGTCAAAAACTCTAACGGCTTCCTTCCTCCCTCTCCTCCTGACTCCCCTGTCCTCAATTCCCCCGAGAATCTGGACTCAACCCCCACCGCTGCTgcggctgctgctgctgctgctttcGATGAAACACCAACCTTGTCCAAGACTAGGAAGAAGCGTAAGGCTACGCTGTCTCCTTCATATGCTCCTCCTGATTCCAAGAGACTCTGGAGTAAAGATGACGAGCTTGTCATTTTAAAG GGCATTGTTGACTACAAGACCAAGACAGGACTGGACTACCGTTCTGATTCAGCTGCATTTTTTGAGTTTATCAAAGATGGCATTGATGGTATAGTCTCAAAGGATCAGCTCATGAATAAGATCAGAAAGTTGAAGTCTAAATTCCGAGATAGTTCGGTTAAAAATCCTAGCTTTACTAACCCTCAAGATTCTGAAATTTTTGACTTGTCCATGGCAATATGGGGCAAAGTTAAACCTGGATGTGTTGATGACAGAGCTAAGAGGACCAGGAGCAAG GTTCAGGCTTTCGTGGAACACGAGGTGGTGACAAACGGTGAACCAGAGAATGATGATGGATTAGCAGAAGGTAACTCTTTTGACAAAAATGCTAACAAGAATACGGAGAATGAGAATGGTGGGAAGAGGAGTGAGGAAGATGGAGCAATGACAAACGGTAAACCTGAAAATGATAATGGCGCTGCAAAAGGCGGCTCTTGTGTGGACAAATTACCCACTGAAAATGTCGACAAACGTGTGGAGAAGGAGAAcggtgaggaagaagatggtgcTGCTGATGATGAGCTGTGTGCTTTACAGGACGCACTTGAGACGACAGTGTTTCAGCATATAGGAAACTACGCACAGAAGCAGATGCTACAGAAGTTGAAGAACCTTAAAGCCAAGGAAAGGAAAGAGTTGAGCAGTGAATGGAAGTCATTACTTGCTCAAGAGGCGCTATTGAAGAGCAAGAAATATTCGTTTACGGCCAAACTCGCAAATGCAGCATTTCATAATTAG
- the LOC104764498 gene encoding GLABROUS1 enhancer-binding protein isoform X2 translates to MLNKKRRCSGGDGGFSDTYTCDLELRVKNSNGFLPPSPPDSPVLNSPENLDSTPTAAAAAAAAAFDETPTLSKTRKKRKATLSPSYAPPDSKRLWSKDDELVILKGIVDYKTKTGLDYRSDSAAFFEFIKDGIDGIVSKDQLMNKIRKLKSKFRDSSVKNPSFTNPQDSEIFDLSMAIWGKVKPGCVDDRAKRTRSKAFVEHEVVTNGEPENDDGLAEGNSFDKNANKNTENENGGKRSEEDGAMTNGKPENDNGAAKGGSCVDKLPTENVDKRVEKENGEEEDGAADDELCALQDALETTVFQHIGNYAQKQMLQKLKNLKAKERKELSSEWKSLLAQEALLKSKKYSFTAKLANAAFHN, encoded by the exons ATGTTAAACAAGAAACGTCGTTGTTCTGGAGGAGATGGTGGTTTCAGCGATACCTATACATGTGACTTAGAACTCCGAGTCAAAAACTCTAACGGCTTCCTTCCTCCCTCTCCTCCTGACTCCCCTGTCCTCAATTCCCCCGAGAATCTGGACTCAACCCCCACCGCTGCTgcggctgctgctgctgctgctttcGATGAAACACCAACCTTGTCCAAGACTAGGAAGAAGCGTAAGGCTACGCTGTCTCCTTCATATGCTCCTCCTGATTCCAAGAGACTCTGGAGTAAAGATGACGAGCTTGTCATTTTAAAG GGCATTGTTGACTACAAGACCAAGACAGGACTGGACTACCGTTCTGATTCAGCTGCATTTTTTGAGTTTATCAAAGATGGCATTGATGGTATAGTCTCAAAGGATCAGCTCATGAATAAGATCAGAAAGTTGAAGTCTAAATTCCGAGATAGTTCGGTTAAAAATCCTAGCTTTACTAACCCTCAAGATTCTGAAATTTTTGACTTGTCCATGGCAATATGGGGCAAAGTTAAACCTGGATGTGTTGATGACAGAGCTAAGAGGACCAGGAGCAAG GCTTTCGTGGAACACGAGGTGGTGACAAACGGTGAACCAGAGAATGATGATGGATTAGCAGAAGGTAACTCTTTTGACAAAAATGCTAACAAGAATACGGAGAATGAGAATGGTGGGAAGAGGAGTGAGGAAGATGGAGCAATGACAAACGGTAAACCTGAAAATGATAATGGCGCTGCAAAAGGCGGCTCTTGTGTGGACAAATTACCCACTGAAAATGTCGACAAACGTGTGGAGAAGGAGAAcggtgaggaagaagatggtgcTGCTGATGATGAGCTGTGTGCTTTACAGGACGCACTTGAGACGACAGTGTTTCAGCATATAGGAAACTACGCACAGAAGCAGATGCTACAGAAGTTGAAGAACCTTAAAGCCAAGGAAAGGAAAGAGTTGAGCAGTGAATGGAAGTCATTACTTGCTCAAGAGGCGCTATTGAAGAGCAAGAAATATTCGTTTACGGCCAAACTCGCAAATGCAGCATTTCATAATTAG
- the LOC104764499 gene encoding nitrile-specifier protein 5-like: MAATPMEGKWVQLKQNGTGPGARSSHAIALVGNKVYAFGGEFQPRVPVDNHLYVFDLETETWSIQEATGDAPPPRVGVAMAAVGPIIYFFGGRDATHQELNELYCFNTSTNQWKLLTAGETGPQNRSYHSITADSQNVYVFGGCGVEGRLNDLWAYNVVDQKWIKFPSPGEACKGRGGPGLAVVQGKIWVVYGFAGEEADDVHCFDIAKGEWKEVETKGEKPSARSVFSSAVVGKQILISGGEIDPSDLGHMGAGCFTGDAYGLDTETLEWRKWDDGVGSDEHPGPRGWCAFAAGSRDGKEGLLVYGGNSPSNDRLDDIFLFTPNTN; encoded by the exons ATGGCAGCTACTCCTATGGAAGGCAAATGGGTTCAG CTTAAACAGAATGGAACTGGACCTGGAGCAAGAAGCTCACATGCCATAGCACTTGTGGGAAACAAAGTGTATGCCTTTGGCGGCGAGTTCCAACCGCGTGTTCCCGTTGACAACCATCTATACGTTTTCGACCTCGAGACTGAGACATGGTCCATCCAAGAAGCTACAGGGGACGCTCCTCCTCCTAGAGTAGGCGTAGCCATGGCTGCAGTTGGACCCATCATCTATTTCTTTGGTGGCCGGGACGCCACTCATCAGGAGCTCAACGAACTCTACTGTTTCAACACGTCCACCAACCAGTGGAAACTGCTCACTGCAGGGGAAACCGGTCCACAAAACCGAAGCTACCACTCCATTACCGCGGATTCTCAGAACGTGTATGTGTTTGGAGGGTGCGGAGTTGAAGGACGTCTCAACGATCTATGGGCTTACAACGTTGTTGATCAGAAATGGATTAAGTTCCCGTCTCCGGGTGAAGCCTGTAAAGGAAGAGGCGGTCCAGGGCTTGCTGTTGTTCAAGGAAAGATCTGGGTGGTCTACGGATTTGCaggagaagaagctgatgatgTTCACTGTTTCGACATAGCTAAAGGAGAATGGAAAGAAGTTGAGACAAAAGGCGAGAAACCGTCAGCAAGAAGTGTGTTTTCGTCTGCGGTTGTTGGAAAACAGATACTGATATCTGGAGGGGAGATCGATCCGAGTGACTTGGGGCATATGGGAGCAGGTTGTTTCACTGGTGACGCATATGGCCTTGATACGGAGACATTGGAATGGAGGAAATGGGATGATGGAGTTGGATCAGATGAGCATCCCGGGCCTAGAGGATGGTGCGCGTTTGCAGCTGGATCACGGGATGGTAAGGAAGGTCTGTTGGTTTATGGTGGGAACTCTCCAAGCAATGATAGGCTTGATGATATCTTCTTGTTCACTCCCAACACTAACTAA
- the LOC104764500 gene encoding uncharacterized protein LOC104764500 — MKKKTIVIDDVGVSNSVMDDDGCRRFMMNAISEHTCAMSERIDIPIICLDEDDDDDVMIDTDYGVILDHIRRGDNSFIPRFEVDNGGSDTRKFKISTCDSKLVNENPMKSRVNQQRTRRKGAVGFKTGRVNVRENIQRDNRLAERRKRRIAELEAAKTSEAVPLQKPQEDFQQRDNKVRKTSESSAVPLVRTQEDSQRHNTVSEGRKRKADELKSRAVPLVRTEEAIQLDNKVPERRMGKFSETKAAETSRVVDDHVERVKRVTELKDVDETSRSKGDFVTRRKKNEEEGAKVVDKDYMRYLTWLVDSLRDAITKPMANLQKDPSDLDALNESTMVPETDPPLVKVKIEQDLESWSDGSDIIAIDDNPFLDGDGTPFVASKKVVDLDEVSKEDDSGSCWFRKELMDVLEKPYDGGELKQLHRHASIHRKMTRCRELRKGRETDYETDELGQSYLESFPDFEKEYKLVDGVDKERALKLLRGFFFYLKYVSHDGVFKPWEKNQWWQP, encoded by the coding sequence atgaagaagaaaaccaTTGTGATTGACGATGTTGGTGTATCAAACTCAGTTATGGATGATGATGGATGTAGAAGGTTTATGATGAATGCAATCAGCGAGCACACTTGTGCAATGTCTGAAAGAATCGATATTCCAATTATCTGTCttgacgaagatgatgatgatgatgttatgatTGATACGGACTACGGTGTAATCTTGGATCATATTAGAAGAGGTGACAACAGTTTCATCCCTCGCTTTGAAGTTGACAATGGAGGATCTGACACTCGTAAATTCAAGATCTCTACTTGTGATTCAAAGCTTGTGAATGAGAATCCAATGAAGAGCAGAGTTAATCAACAGAGAACGAGGAGGAAGGGTGCTGTTGGGTTTAAGACTGGAAGAGTTAATGTCCGAGAAAACATTCAACGAGACAACAGGCTTGCTGAACGGAGAAAACGGAGGATCGCAGAGTTAGAAGCTGCAAAGACTTCAGAAGCTGTTCCGTTACAAAAACCCCAAGAGGACTTTCAACAAAGAGACAACAAAGTTAGGAAAACTTCGGAGTCAAGTGCTGTTCCGTTAGTTAGAACTCAAGAAGACAGTCAAAGACACAACACAGTTTCTGAAGGGAGAAAGAGGAAAGCTGACGAGTTAAAAAGCAGAGCTGTTCCGTTGGTTAGAACTGAAGAAGCCATTCAACTAGACAACAAAGTTCCTGAACGGAGAATGGGTAAATTTTCTGAAACTAAGGCTGCAGAGACTTCAAGGGTTGTTGATGATCATGTGGAACGAGTAAAAAGAGTTACAGAGCTTAAGGATGTAGATGAGACTTCAAGGAGCAAAGGAGATTTTGTAacgagaaggaagaagaatgaGGAGGAGGGTGCAAAGGTTGTGGATAAGGATTACATGAGATATCTCACATGGCTTGTAGATTCACTTAGAGATGCGATAACTAAGCCAATGGCGAATCTTCAGAAGGATCCGTCTGATTTGGATGCTCTTAACGAATCTACAATGGTCCCTGAAACGGATCCACCACTAGTAAAAGTGAAGATTGAGCAAGATCTTGAGTCTTGGTCTGATGGTTCTGATATAATTGCGATTGATGATAACCCGTTTTTGGATGGGGATGGTACACCATTTGTGGCGTCCAAGAAAGTGGTTGATCTTGATGAAGTAAGTAAAGAGGATGACAGTGGTAGTTGTTGGTTTAGAAAGGAGCTAATGGATGTTCTTGAAAAACCATATGATGGAGGAGAGTTGAAGCAGCTCCATCGTCACGCATCAATCCATAGGAAAATGACCCGATGCAGAGAACTACGAAAGGGACGAGAAACCGATTATGAGACTGACGAATTGGGACAATCTTATCTAGAAAGTTTCCCTGATTTCGAGAAAGAATACAAACTTGTGGATGGTGTTGATAAGGAAAGAGCGTTGAAGTTGCTACGTGGGTTTTTCTTCTACTTGAAATATGTTTCACATGATGGTGTTTTCAAGCCTTGGGAGAAGAATCAATGGTGGCAACCGTAG